In Scylla paramamosain isolate STU-SP2022 chromosome 19, ASM3559412v1, whole genome shotgun sequence, a single genomic region encodes these proteins:
- the LOC135109903 gene encoding probable phosphorylase b kinase regulatory subunit beta isoform X3, producing the protein MTTLHVPTYNQTRERQRSASGCTDTDADVHLRVICYDETVRKLDHYYGIVKRQLLQNQSISLGIFPSTSQDHRVGDVRTSIYCAASIWSLFQAYRRIDDDRGKAYELGQSCVKCMRGILTCWMRQCEHVESFKKGQNPKFALHAKFHLLTGEEVISSEEYGHLQIDIVSLYLLFLVQMITSGLQIIYTMDEVTFVQNLVYYVERAYRTPDFGMWERGSKYNNGTPELHASSIGLAKAALEAINGCNLFGEKGASWSVIFVDIDAHNRNRSIFETLLPRESSSKNVDVSLLCAISFPAFATHDQMLYSKTRNQIVSLLEGKHGFKRFHRDGYGTVLEDNKRRYYHIAETKVFEKIECEWPLFFLFMIIEGMFKGNEEQVEQYKNKLKPLVKRDKWGDPVVPKYYYVHRDQVNLERSEPGSQGRQPSSEGNPRNLFLWGQSVWIIASLLMDGLLHINELDIIRRHLPSYNRPRKGGRYSAFQRTRYMKESKKNRGTASDLVVQVVLIAESMRLQAMMATYGIQTQTPHEVEPVQIWPPRELVKVYQNLGVSEKLGLQGRPTRPIGALGTSKIYRVCGQTVLCYPLVFEVSDFYLSHDMALLIDDIKSELHFVGKYWRLSGRPTVCVLIREEHMRDIHFRELLDLLAQLKTGYCDGLKVRTGRLQNLISSSCIEHLDFMSALDIDLDIKPFEQLQHASIGYQSLTDVPRAITYSEDSMSFKDMELQPTHEVINVLRSVSTLHGQTQLLGILLRREGPDFQIDGHPVGERVLALLSQASSLRYWRTVRECTALLSKEVESISPYITTVLVSGKQLTVGYGKDEVLLDRPVQPGGIHDLFYNASLQTHNVVQAVLQQEVVLYCGKLIATHTHLFNGILNIRVGWVIKAMTYYLHDVCHSKETVEGLAPSEVRRLLVKVLSLDEWAQQEKQAKMSCGCLWGSEGLRGQCQSPTQRFPNNQAKWGSSMTTALHRRREVRLTPQQIRVIDGCLGRTPKRFYEKVFNILRKTPLGVRLCDQLLPQHPTISEMSSGELNFALTVQSLLNHIQHPEYRQIVVELFSVVATILERNPELKFLHVLNLDQIFKDAFKMFLKDHGREWTDDASTFYNASHVVVSSYLARAVVNFMLTGDMRSEIEEGLTCKVS; encoded by the exons ATGACCACCCTCCACGTCCCCACCTA CAATCAGACGCGAGAGAGGCAGCGGTCAGCCAGCGGGTGTACTGACACAGATGCCGATGTCCACCTGCGAGTCATCTGTTATGACGAGACCGTGCGCAAGCTAGACCACTACTATGGCATTG TCAAGAGGCAGCTGCTGCAGAACCAGAGCATCAGCCTGGGCATCTTCCCCAGCACCAGCCAGGACCACCGGGTGGGCGACGTGCGCACCTCCATATACTGCGCTGCATCCATTTGGAGCCTCTTCCAGGCATACAG ACGAATTGATGATGACCGGGGAAAGGCTTACGAGCTGGGCCAGTCCTGTGTCAAGTGCATGCGGGGAATCCTCACCTGCTGGATGCGGCAGTGTGAGCATGTGGAGAGCTTCAAGAAAGGACAGAACCCAAAGTTTGCCCTCCATGCCAAGTTCCACCTTCTCACAGGCGAGGAGGTGATCTCCAGTGAGGAGTATGGCCACCTGCAG ATTGACATTGTGTCCCTGTACCTGCTGTTCCTGGTGCAGATGATCACCTCGGGGCTGCAGATCATCTACACCATGGATGAGGTGACCTTCGTGCAGAACCTGGTGTATTACGTGGAGCGAGCATACCGCACACCTGACTTCGGCATGTGGGAGCGAGGCAGCAAGTACAACAATGGCACTCCGGAGCTGCATGCCAG TTCCATTGGCCTGGCCAAGGCAGCACTGGAGGCCATCAATGGGTGCAACCTGTTTGGAGAGAAGGGCGCCTCTTGGTCTGTCATCTTTGTGGACATCGACGCCCACAACAGGAACCGCAGCATCTTTGAGACACTTCTGCCCAGGGAGTCCAGCTCAAAG AATGTGGACGTCAGCCTGCTGTGTGCCATCTCCTTCCCGGCCTTTGCCACACATGACCAGATGCTGTACTCCAAGACACGCAATCAG ATTGTCAGCTTATTGGAGGGTAAACACGGCTTCAAGAGGTTCCACAGAGACGGCTACGGAACCGTACTGGAGGACAATAAGAGACGCTATTATCACATTGCCGAGACAAAG GTGTTTGAAAAGATAGAATGCGAGTGGcctttgttcttcctgttcatGATCATTGAGGGGATGTTCAAGGGCAACGAGGAGCAGGTGGAGCAGTACAAGAACAAGCTGAAGCCACTGGTCAAGAGGGATAAGTGGGGAG ACCCAGTGGTGCCCAAATACTACTACGTGCACAGGGACCAGGTGAATCTGGAGCGTTCTGAGCCAGGATCCCAG GGTCGCCAGCCCAGCTCTGAGGGCAACCCAAGGAACCTGTTCTTGTGGGGCCAGAGCGTGTGGATCATCGCCTCCCTGCTCATGGACGGCCTCCTGCACATCAATGAGCTGGATATCATCCGCCGCCACTTGCCATCATACAACCGGCCACGCAAGGGAGGTCGCTACTCCGCTTTCCAG CGTACAAGGTATATGAAagag AGCAAGAAAAACAGA GGCACAGCCAGCGAcctggtggtgcaggtggtgctCATCGCCGAGAGTATGCGGCTGCAGGCAATGATGGCTACCTATGGCATCCAGACACAG ACTCCACATGAGGTTGAGCCAGTCCAGATCTGGCCGCCCCGGGAGCTGGTGAAGGTGTACCAGAACCTTGGCGTGAGTGAGAAACTGGGCCTGCAGGGACGTCCCACTCGACCCATCGGCGCCTTGGGAACCAGCAAG ATTTACCGAGTGTGTGGCCAGACAGTGCTGTGCTACCCGCTGGTGTTTGAGGTGAGTGACTTCTACCTCTCACATGACATGGCACTGCTCATCGACGACATCAAGTCTGAGTTGCACTTTGTTGGCAAGTACTGGCGACTGTCTGGCCGCCCCACAGTCTGCGTTCTTATACGGGAGGAACACATGAG GGACATACATTTCCGTGAGCTGTTGGACTTGCTAGCGCAGCTCAAGACGGGCTACTGTGATGGCCTGAAGGTGCGCACTGGCCGTCTGCAaaacctcatctcctcctcctgcatag AGCACCTTGACTTCATGAGTGCCCTGGACATCGACCTGGACATCAAGCCGTTTGAGCAGCTGCAGCATGCCAGTATTGGCTACCAGTCCCTTACTGACGTGCCGCGTGCCATCACCTACTCTGAAGACTCCATGAGCTTCAAG GACATGGAGCTGCAGCCAACACACGAGGTGATCAATGTGCTGCGGTCAGTCTCCACACTGCATGGTCAGACTCAGCTGCTGGGCATCCTGCTGCGCCGCGAGGGACCAGACTTCCAAATAGATGGCCATCCAG TGGGAGAGCGGGTTCTTGCCCTGCTGAGCCAGGCCTCCTCGCTCCGTTACTGGCGCACGGTGCGGGAATGCACTGCTCTGCTCTCCAAGGAGGTGGAGTCTATCTCACCTTACATCACCACTGTCTTGGTGTCTGGAAAACAG CTGACAGTAGGGTACGGCAAGGATGAGGTGCTGCTGGACCGTCCAGTACAGCCAGGGGGCATTCATGACCTCTTCTACAATGCCTCCCTTCAG ACTCACAATGTTGTGCAGGCAGTGTTGCAGCAAGAGGTAGTGCTGTACTGTGGGAAGCTCatcgccacacacactcacctcttcAATGGCATCCTCAACATCAGGGTTGG GTGGGTGATCAAGGCCATGACGTACTACCTGCATGACGTGTGCCACAGCAAGGAGACGGTGGAGGGCCTGGCACCCAGTGAGGTGCGGCGCCTGCTGGTGAAGGTGCTGTCACTGGATGAGTGGGCGCAGCAGGAAAA ACAAGCGAAGATGTCTTGTGGCTGCCTGTGGGGAAGCGAGGGGCTGCGTGGACAGTGCCAGTCACCCACCCAGCGGTTCCCAAAtaa TCAGGCAAAATGGGGTTCATCAATGACAACGGCTCTCCATCGACGCCGGGAAGTACG GCTTACACCGCAGCAGATCCGAGTGATTGATGGCTGCCTTGGACGAACGCCGAAGAGATTTTACGAAAAG GTGTTTAATATCCTGAGGAAGACGCCTCTGGGAGTGCGTCTGTGTGATCAGCTCCTGCCCCAGCACCCCACCATCTCAGAAATGTCCTCTGGGGAGCTCAACTTTGCCCTCACAGTCCAGTCTCTCCTCAACCACATCCAGCACCCTGAGTACCGGCAGATTGTGGTCGAG cTGTTCTCTGTGGTGGCAACGATTCTGGAAAGGAATCCTGAGCTCAAATTCCTGCATGTGTTGAATCTGGATCAGATCTTCAAGGACGCCTTCAAGATGTTCCTCAAG GACCACGGGCGGGAGTGGACAGATGATGCATCGACCTTCTACAACGCCTCCCACGTGGTGGTGAGCAGCTACCTGGCTCGTGCCGTGGTTAACTTCATGCTGACGGGTGACATGCGCAGTGAGATAGAGGAGGGCCTCACCTGCAAGGTGTCTTAG
- the LOC135109903 gene encoding probable phosphorylase b kinase regulatory subunit beta isoform X9 — protein MDPASSDSPDDNQTRERQRSASGCTDTDADVHLRVICYDETVRKLDHYYGIVKRQLLQNQSISLGIFPSTSQDHRVGDVRTSIYCAASIWSLFQAYRRIDDDRGKAYELGQSCVKCMRGILTCWMRQCEHVESFKKGQNPKFALHAKFHLLTGEEVISSEEYGHLQIDIVSLYLLFLVQMITSGLQIIYTMDEVTFVQNLVYYVERAYRTPDFGMWERGSKYNNGTPELHASSIGLAKAALEAINGCNLFGEKGASWSVIFVDIDAHNRNRSIFETLLPRESSSKNVDVSLLCAISFPAFATHDQMLYSKTRNQIVSLLEGKHGFKRFHRDGYGTVLEDNKRRYYHIAETKVFEKIECEWPLFFLFMIIEGMFKGNEEQVEQYKNKLKPLVKRDKWGDPVVPKYYYVHRDQVNLERSEPGSQGRQPSSEGNPRNLFLWGQSVWIIASLLMDGLLHINELDIIRRHLPSYNRPRKGGRYSAFQGTASDLVVQVVLIAESMRLQAMMATYGIQTQTPHEVEPVQIWPPRELVKVYQNLGVSEKLGLQGRPTRPIGALGTSKIYRVCGQTVLCYPLVFEVSDFYLSHDMALLIDDIKSELHFVGKYWRLSGRPTVCVLIREEHMRDIHFRELLDLLAQLKTGYCDGLKVRTGRLQNLISSSCIEHLDFMSALDIDLDIKPFEQLQHASIGYQSLTDVPRAITYSEDSMSFKDMELQPTHEVINVLRSVSTLHGQTQLLGILLRREGPDFQIDGHPVGERVLALLSQASSLRYWRTVRECTALLSKEVESISPYITTVLVSGKQLTVGYGKDEVLLDRPVQPGGIHDLFYNASLQTHNVVQAVLQQEVVLYCGKLIATHTHLFNGILNIRVGWVIKAMTYYLHDVCHSKETVEGLAPSEVRRLLVKVLSLDEWAQQENQAKWGSSMTTALHRRREVRLTPQQIRVIDGCLGRTPKRFYEKVFNILRKTPLGVRLCDQLLPQHPTISEMSSGELNFALTVQSLLNHIQHPEYRQIVVELFSVVATILERNPELKFLHVLNLDQIFKDAFKMFLKDHGREWTDDASTFYNASHVVVSSYLARAVVNFMLTGDMRSEIEEGLTCKVS, from the exons ATGGACCCTGCTTCCTCTGACTCCCCTGACGA CAATCAGACGCGAGAGAGGCAGCGGTCAGCCAGCGGGTGTACTGACACAGATGCCGATGTCCACCTGCGAGTCATCTGTTATGACGAGACCGTGCGCAAGCTAGACCACTACTATGGCATTG TCAAGAGGCAGCTGCTGCAGAACCAGAGCATCAGCCTGGGCATCTTCCCCAGCACCAGCCAGGACCACCGGGTGGGCGACGTGCGCACCTCCATATACTGCGCTGCATCCATTTGGAGCCTCTTCCAGGCATACAG ACGAATTGATGATGACCGGGGAAAGGCTTACGAGCTGGGCCAGTCCTGTGTCAAGTGCATGCGGGGAATCCTCACCTGCTGGATGCGGCAGTGTGAGCATGTGGAGAGCTTCAAGAAAGGACAGAACCCAAAGTTTGCCCTCCATGCCAAGTTCCACCTTCTCACAGGCGAGGAGGTGATCTCCAGTGAGGAGTATGGCCACCTGCAG ATTGACATTGTGTCCCTGTACCTGCTGTTCCTGGTGCAGATGATCACCTCGGGGCTGCAGATCATCTACACCATGGATGAGGTGACCTTCGTGCAGAACCTGGTGTATTACGTGGAGCGAGCATACCGCACACCTGACTTCGGCATGTGGGAGCGAGGCAGCAAGTACAACAATGGCACTCCGGAGCTGCATGCCAG TTCCATTGGCCTGGCCAAGGCAGCACTGGAGGCCATCAATGGGTGCAACCTGTTTGGAGAGAAGGGCGCCTCTTGGTCTGTCATCTTTGTGGACATCGACGCCCACAACAGGAACCGCAGCATCTTTGAGACACTTCTGCCCAGGGAGTCCAGCTCAAAG AATGTGGACGTCAGCCTGCTGTGTGCCATCTCCTTCCCGGCCTTTGCCACACATGACCAGATGCTGTACTCCAAGACACGCAATCAG ATTGTCAGCTTATTGGAGGGTAAACACGGCTTCAAGAGGTTCCACAGAGACGGCTACGGAACCGTACTGGAGGACAATAAGAGACGCTATTATCACATTGCCGAGACAAAG GTGTTTGAAAAGATAGAATGCGAGTGGcctttgttcttcctgttcatGATCATTGAGGGGATGTTCAAGGGCAACGAGGAGCAGGTGGAGCAGTACAAGAACAAGCTGAAGCCACTGGTCAAGAGGGATAAGTGGGGAG ACCCAGTGGTGCCCAAATACTACTACGTGCACAGGGACCAGGTGAATCTGGAGCGTTCTGAGCCAGGATCCCAG GGTCGCCAGCCCAGCTCTGAGGGCAACCCAAGGAACCTGTTCTTGTGGGGCCAGAGCGTGTGGATCATCGCCTCCCTGCTCATGGACGGCCTCCTGCACATCAATGAGCTGGATATCATCCGCCGCCACTTGCCATCATACAACCGGCCACGCAAGGGAGGTCGCTACTCCGCTTTCCAG GGCACAGCCAGCGAcctggtggtgcaggtggtgctCATCGCCGAGAGTATGCGGCTGCAGGCAATGATGGCTACCTATGGCATCCAGACACAG ACTCCACATGAGGTTGAGCCAGTCCAGATCTGGCCGCCCCGGGAGCTGGTGAAGGTGTACCAGAACCTTGGCGTGAGTGAGAAACTGGGCCTGCAGGGACGTCCCACTCGACCCATCGGCGCCTTGGGAACCAGCAAG ATTTACCGAGTGTGTGGCCAGACAGTGCTGTGCTACCCGCTGGTGTTTGAGGTGAGTGACTTCTACCTCTCACATGACATGGCACTGCTCATCGACGACATCAAGTCTGAGTTGCACTTTGTTGGCAAGTACTGGCGACTGTCTGGCCGCCCCACAGTCTGCGTTCTTATACGGGAGGAACACATGAG GGACATACATTTCCGTGAGCTGTTGGACTTGCTAGCGCAGCTCAAGACGGGCTACTGTGATGGCCTGAAGGTGCGCACTGGCCGTCTGCAaaacctcatctcctcctcctgcatag AGCACCTTGACTTCATGAGTGCCCTGGACATCGACCTGGACATCAAGCCGTTTGAGCAGCTGCAGCATGCCAGTATTGGCTACCAGTCCCTTACTGACGTGCCGCGTGCCATCACCTACTCTGAAGACTCCATGAGCTTCAAG GACATGGAGCTGCAGCCAACACACGAGGTGATCAATGTGCTGCGGTCAGTCTCCACACTGCATGGTCAGACTCAGCTGCTGGGCATCCTGCTGCGCCGCGAGGGACCAGACTTCCAAATAGATGGCCATCCAG TGGGAGAGCGGGTTCTTGCCCTGCTGAGCCAGGCCTCCTCGCTCCGTTACTGGCGCACGGTGCGGGAATGCACTGCTCTGCTCTCCAAGGAGGTGGAGTCTATCTCACCTTACATCACCACTGTCTTGGTGTCTGGAAAACAG CTGACAGTAGGGTACGGCAAGGATGAGGTGCTGCTGGACCGTCCAGTACAGCCAGGGGGCATTCATGACCTCTTCTACAATGCCTCCCTTCAG ACTCACAATGTTGTGCAGGCAGTGTTGCAGCAAGAGGTAGTGCTGTACTGTGGGAAGCTCatcgccacacacactcacctcttcAATGGCATCCTCAACATCAGGGTTGG GTGGGTGATCAAGGCCATGACGTACTACCTGCATGACGTGTGCCACAGCAAGGAGACGGTGGAGGGCCTGGCACCCAGTGAGGTGCGGCGCCTGCTGGTGAAGGTGCTGTCACTGGATGAGTGGGCGCAGCAGGAAAA TCAGGCAAAATGGGGTTCATCAATGACAACGGCTCTCCATCGACGCCGGGAAGTACG GCTTACACCGCAGCAGATCCGAGTGATTGATGGCTGCCTTGGACGAACGCCGAAGAGATTTTACGAAAAG GTGTTTAATATCCTGAGGAAGACGCCTCTGGGAGTGCGTCTGTGTGATCAGCTCCTGCCCCAGCACCCCACCATCTCAGAAATGTCCTCTGGGGAGCTCAACTTTGCCCTCACAGTCCAGTCTCTCCTCAACCACATCCAGCACCCTGAGTACCGGCAGATTGTGGTCGAG cTGTTCTCTGTGGTGGCAACGATTCTGGAAAGGAATCCTGAGCTCAAATTCCTGCATGTGTTGAATCTGGATCAGATCTTCAAGGACGCCTTCAAGATGTTCCTCAAG GACCACGGGCGGGAGTGGACAGATGATGCATCGACCTTCTACAACGCCTCCCACGTGGTGGTGAGCAGCTACCTGGCTCGTGCCGTGGTTAACTTCATGCTGACGGGTGACATGCGCAGTGAGATAGAGGAGGGCCTCACCTGCAAGGTGTCTTAG
- the LOC135109903 gene encoding probable phosphorylase b kinase regulatory subunit beta isoform X12, with the protein MDPASSDSPDDNQTRERQRSASGCTDTDADVHLRVICYDETVRKLDHYYGIVKRQLLQNQSISLGIFPSTSQDHRVGDVRTSIYCAASIWSLFQAYRRIDDDRGKAYELGQSCVKCMRGILTCWMRQCEHVESFKKGQNPKFALHAKFHLLTGEEVISSEEYGHLQIDIVSLYLLFLVQMITSGLQIIYTMDEVTFVQNLVYYVERAYRTPDFGMWERGSKYNNGTPELHASSIGLAKAALEAINGCNLFGEKGASWSVIFVDIDAHNRNRSIFETLLPRESSSKNVDVSLLCAISFPAFATHDQMLYSKTRNQIVSLLEGKHGFKRFHRDGYGTVLEDNKRRYYHIAETKVFEKIECEWPLFFLFMIIEGMFKGNEEQVEQYKNKLKPLVKRDKWGDPVVPKYYYVHRDQVNLERSEPGSQGRQPSSEGNPRNLFLWGQSVWIIASLLMDGLLHINELDIIRRHLPSYNRPRKGGRYSAFQRTRYMKESKKNRGTASDLVVQVVLIAESMRLQAMMATYGIQTQTPHEVEPVQIWPPRELVKVYQNLGVSEKLGLQGRPTRPIGALGTSKIYRVCGQTVLCYPLVFEVSDFYLSHDMALLIDDIKSELHFVGKYWRLSGRPTVCVLIREEHMRDIHFRELLDLLAQLKTGYCDGLKVRTGRLQNLISSSCIEHLDFMSALDIDLDIKPFEQLQHASIGYQSLTDVPRAITYSEDSMSFKDMELQPTHEVINVLRSVSTLHGQTQLLGILLRREGPDFQIDGHPVAVRLERLLKEVSVCHFWGAMRLAAALLKKTYPSVMHMTAILVQGCQLTVGYGKDEVLLDRPVQPGGIHDLFYNASLQTHNVVQAVLQQEVVLYCGKLIATHTHLFNGILNIRVGWVIKAMTYYLHDVCHSKETVEGLAPSEVRRLLVKVLSLDEWAQQEKLTPQQIRVIDGCLGRTPKRFYEKVFNILRKTPLGVRLCDQLLPQHPTISEMSSGELNFALTVQSLLNHIQHPEYRQIVVELFSVVATILERNPELKFLHVLNLDQIFKDAFKMFLKDHGREWTDDASTFYNASHVVVSSYLARAVVNFMLTGDMRSEIEEGLTCKVS; encoded by the exons ATGGACCCTGCTTCCTCTGACTCCCCTGACGA CAATCAGACGCGAGAGAGGCAGCGGTCAGCCAGCGGGTGTACTGACACAGATGCCGATGTCCACCTGCGAGTCATCTGTTATGACGAGACCGTGCGCAAGCTAGACCACTACTATGGCATTG TCAAGAGGCAGCTGCTGCAGAACCAGAGCATCAGCCTGGGCATCTTCCCCAGCACCAGCCAGGACCACCGGGTGGGCGACGTGCGCACCTCCATATACTGCGCTGCATCCATTTGGAGCCTCTTCCAGGCATACAG ACGAATTGATGATGACCGGGGAAAGGCTTACGAGCTGGGCCAGTCCTGTGTCAAGTGCATGCGGGGAATCCTCACCTGCTGGATGCGGCAGTGTGAGCATGTGGAGAGCTTCAAGAAAGGACAGAACCCAAAGTTTGCCCTCCATGCCAAGTTCCACCTTCTCACAGGCGAGGAGGTGATCTCCAGTGAGGAGTATGGCCACCTGCAG ATTGACATTGTGTCCCTGTACCTGCTGTTCCTGGTGCAGATGATCACCTCGGGGCTGCAGATCATCTACACCATGGATGAGGTGACCTTCGTGCAGAACCTGGTGTATTACGTGGAGCGAGCATACCGCACACCTGACTTCGGCATGTGGGAGCGAGGCAGCAAGTACAACAATGGCACTCCGGAGCTGCATGCCAG TTCCATTGGCCTGGCCAAGGCAGCACTGGAGGCCATCAATGGGTGCAACCTGTTTGGAGAGAAGGGCGCCTCTTGGTCTGTCATCTTTGTGGACATCGACGCCCACAACAGGAACCGCAGCATCTTTGAGACACTTCTGCCCAGGGAGTCCAGCTCAAAG AATGTGGACGTCAGCCTGCTGTGTGCCATCTCCTTCCCGGCCTTTGCCACACATGACCAGATGCTGTACTCCAAGACACGCAATCAG ATTGTCAGCTTATTGGAGGGTAAACACGGCTTCAAGAGGTTCCACAGAGACGGCTACGGAACCGTACTGGAGGACAATAAGAGACGCTATTATCACATTGCCGAGACAAAG GTGTTTGAAAAGATAGAATGCGAGTGGcctttgttcttcctgttcatGATCATTGAGGGGATGTTCAAGGGCAACGAGGAGCAGGTGGAGCAGTACAAGAACAAGCTGAAGCCACTGGTCAAGAGGGATAAGTGGGGAG ACCCAGTGGTGCCCAAATACTACTACGTGCACAGGGACCAGGTGAATCTGGAGCGTTCTGAGCCAGGATCCCAG GGTCGCCAGCCCAGCTCTGAGGGCAACCCAAGGAACCTGTTCTTGTGGGGCCAGAGCGTGTGGATCATCGCCTCCCTGCTCATGGACGGCCTCCTGCACATCAATGAGCTGGATATCATCCGCCGCCACTTGCCATCATACAACCGGCCACGCAAGGGAGGTCGCTACTCCGCTTTCCAG CGTACAAGGTATATGAAagag AGCAAGAAAAACAGA GGCACAGCCAGCGAcctggtggtgcaggtggtgctCATCGCCGAGAGTATGCGGCTGCAGGCAATGATGGCTACCTATGGCATCCAGACACAG ACTCCACATGAGGTTGAGCCAGTCCAGATCTGGCCGCCCCGGGAGCTGGTGAAGGTGTACCAGAACCTTGGCGTGAGTGAGAAACTGGGCCTGCAGGGACGTCCCACTCGACCCATCGGCGCCTTGGGAACCAGCAAG ATTTACCGAGTGTGTGGCCAGACAGTGCTGTGCTACCCGCTGGTGTTTGAGGTGAGTGACTTCTACCTCTCACATGACATGGCACTGCTCATCGACGACATCAAGTCTGAGTTGCACTTTGTTGGCAAGTACTGGCGACTGTCTGGCCGCCCCACAGTCTGCGTTCTTATACGGGAGGAACACATGAG GGACATACATTTCCGTGAGCTGTTGGACTTGCTAGCGCAGCTCAAGACGGGCTACTGTGATGGCCTGAAGGTGCGCACTGGCCGTCTGCAaaacctcatctcctcctcctgcatag AGCACCTTGACTTCATGAGTGCCCTGGACATCGACCTGGACATCAAGCCGTTTGAGCAGCTGCAGCATGCCAGTATTGGCTACCAGTCCCTTACTGACGTGCCGCGTGCCATCACCTACTCTGAAGACTCCATGAGCTTCAAG GACATGGAGCTGCAGCCAACACACGAGGTGATCAATGTGCTGCGGTCAGTCTCCACACTGCATGGTCAGACTCAGCTGCTGGGCATCCTGCTGCGCCGCGAGGGACCAGACTTCCAAATAGATGGCCATCCAG TGGCAGTGAGGCTGGAGAGGCTGCTGAAGGAAGTCAGCGTGTGTCACTTCTGGGGAGCCATGCGCCTGGCAGCAGCTCTCCTCAAGAAAACCTACCCATCTGTGATGCACATGACTGCTATTTTGGTGCAGGGCTGCCAG CTGACAGTAGGGTACGGCAAGGATGAGGTGCTGCTGGACCGTCCAGTACAGCCAGGGGGCATTCATGACCTCTTCTACAATGCCTCCCTTCAG ACTCACAATGTTGTGCAGGCAGTGTTGCAGCAAGAGGTAGTGCTGTACTGTGGGAAGCTCatcgccacacacactcacctcttcAATGGCATCCTCAACATCAGGGTTGG GTGGGTGATCAAGGCCATGACGTACTACCTGCATGACGTGTGCCACAGCAAGGAGACGGTGGAGGGCCTGGCACCCAGTGAGGTGCGGCGCCTGCTGGTGAAGGTGCTGTCACTGGATGAGTGGGCGCAGCAGGAAAA GCTTACACCGCAGCAGATCCGAGTGATTGATGGCTGCCTTGGACGAACGCCGAAGAGATTTTACGAAAAG GTGTTTAATATCCTGAGGAAGACGCCTCTGGGAGTGCGTCTGTGTGATCAGCTCCTGCCCCAGCACCCCACCATCTCAGAAATGTCCTCTGGGGAGCTCAACTTTGCCCTCACAGTCCAGTCTCTCCTCAACCACATCCAGCACCCTGAGTACCGGCAGATTGTGGTCGAG cTGTTCTCTGTGGTGGCAACGATTCTGGAAAGGAATCCTGAGCTCAAATTCCTGCATGTGTTGAATCTGGATCAGATCTTCAAGGACGCCTTCAAGATGTTCCTCAAG GACCACGGGCGGGAGTGGACAGATGATGCATCGACCTTCTACAACGCCTCCCACGTGGTGGTGAGCAGCTACCTGGCTCGTGCCGTGGTTAACTTCATGCTGACGGGTGACATGCGCAGTGAGATAGAGGAGGGCCTCACCTGCAAGGTGTCTTAG